In one window of Gossypium arboreum isolate Shixiya-1 chromosome 4, ASM2569848v2, whole genome shotgun sequence DNA:
- the LOC108460486 gene encoding brefeldin A-inhibited guanine nucleotide-exchange protein 1-like isoform X2 → MWIHLIYLKDICRIVNGLLKTALGPPPGSTTTLSAVQDITFRHESVKCLVGIIKSMGAWMDQQLKIGDSDLPSGSESETSAESHLTPSAEDGVVPDYELNLELNSELSDSATLEQRRAYKIELQKGVQLFNKKPSKGIEFLIKTKKVGKSPEEVASFLKKNTAGLNETMIGDYLGEREEFALRVMHAYVDSFNFKSIDFGEAIRFFLSGFRLPGEAQKIDRIMEKFAERYCKCNPNSFTSADTAYVLAYSVIMLNTDAHNSMVKDKMTKSDFIRNNRGIDDGKDLPEEYLGALYDQIVKNEIKINADSSVPQSKQANSLNKLLGLDGILNLVSWKQTEEKPLGANGLLIRHIQEQFKAKLGKSESVYHAVSDIAILRFMVEVCWGPMLAAFSVSLDQSDDRLTTTQCILGFRYAVHVTAVMGLQTQRDAFVTSVAKFTFLHCAADMKQKNVDAVKAIISIAIEDGNHLQEAWEHILTCLSRIEHLQLLGEGATTDASFLSVSNTEQSLMKKGTLQNPAVMAVVLGGSYDSTTVGVNSSRLVTPEQINHFIANLNLLDQIGNFELNHVFAHSQRLNSEAIVAFVKALCKVSMSELQSPTDPRVFSLIKLVEIAHYNMNRIRLVWSRMWNVLSDFFVSVGLSENLSVAIFVMDSLRQLAMKFLEREELANYNFQNRFLRPFVIIMQKSNSAEIRELIVRCISQMVLSRVTNVKSGWKSVFMVFTAAAADERKNIVLLAFETMEKIVREYFPHITETDATVFTDCVRCLIKFTNSRFNNDASLNAIAFLRFCAVKLAEGGFVCTNKSSDDGSSVSSINKDDSDVKGFAYIDDHGSYWLPLLTGLSKLTSDSRLDIRKSSVEVLFNILKDHGHLFSRVFWVGIFNSVVLPIFNGVCGRRDMPVKDEQNSQTLRCSHHDGSTWDTETSTVAAQCLVDLYIGFYSVLRPQLSNVLSVLTGYLRSSIQGPASTGVVAMFRLIGELGSRLSEDEWREICLAIKEAAISMFPGFMKLLRTMDDIEVPENSPSRSSTEASTDHGFTDHELEDVNLQTAGYVVSKMKSHIAIQLLIMQVIIDMYKTNLQFLSAANINIIVDIVSSVASHAQELNSETTLRKKIQKACSILELSDPPLVHFENEAYQNYLNFLQDLIKNNPSDVEKMNLESQLVAVCEKILQIYLNCTINQNTVQISVNEPTSRWVLPLGSAKREELAARTSLLVSALKTLSGLEKDRFRKYIASFFHLLVALIRCEHSSSEVQRVLSDLFQSSIGPIIKQ, encoded by the exons ATGTGGATTCACCTAATATATTTGAAAG ATATTTGCAGGATTGTCAATGGCCTTCTGAAAACTGCTCTAGGGCCACCACCGGGTTCAACCACAACTTTGTCTGCAGTCCAGGATATTACTTTCCGGCATGAATCAGTGAAGTGCTTAGTTGGCATCATCAAGTCAATGGGAGCTTGGATGGACCAACAGCTGAAGATAGGTGATTCTGATTTGCCTAGTGGCTCTGAGAGTGAAACTTCAGCTGAGAGCCATTTAACCCCAAGTGCAGAAGATGGAGTTGTCCCTGATTATGAATTAAATCTGGAATTAAATTCCGAATTGTCAGATTCTGCTACTCTTGAGCAACGCCGGGCTTACAAGATTGAACTCCAG AAAGGAGTCCAATTGTTTAACAAGAAGCCATCCAAAGGCATCGAGTTTCTTATAAAAACCAAAAAAGTTGGCAAGTCTCCTGAGGAAGTGGCTTCTTTTCTTAAGAAAAACACTGCTGGGCTGAATGAAACCATGATTGGTGATTATTTGGGTGAAAGGGAGGAATTTGCTTTGAGAGTCATGCATGCCTACGTAGATTCCTTTAATTTCAAATCTATAGATTTTGGTGAAGCAATAAGGTTCTTCCTAAGTGGCTTCAGGTTGCCAGGAGAGGCACAGAAAATTGACCGCATCATGGAAAAGTTTGCTGAGCGCTATTGTAAATGCAATCCAAACTCATTTACTAGTGCAGATACTGCTTATGTACTGGCATACTCTGTCATAATGCTCAACACTGATGCCCATAATAGCATGGTCAAAGATAAG ATGACTAAGTCTGATTTCATCCGAAACAACCGAGGAATAGATGATGGCAAGGATTTACCTGAGGAGTATCTTGGTGCTCTTTATGATCAGATTGTGAAAAATGAAATTAAGATAAATGCTGATTCTTCTGTTCCTCAAAGCAAGCAGGCGAACAGCTTAAATAAGTTATTGGGTTTAGATGGAATACTCAATCTCGTCAGTTGGAAGCAAACTGAAGAAAAGCCATTGGGTGCGAATGGACTTCTTATTAGACATATCCAAGAGCAGTTTAAGGCAAAGTTGGGAAAATCAGA GTCTGTTTATCATGCTGTTTCAGATATAGCAATCTTGAGGTTTATGGTGGAGGTCTGCTGGGGACCCATGCTGGCTGCATTTAGTGTCTCACTTGACCAGAGTGATGATAGACTCACTACCACTCAGTGCATACTGGGCTTTCGATATGCTGTGCATGTAACTGCAGTAATGGGCTTGCAGACGCAGAGAGATGCTTTTGTCACATCTGTGGCGAAATTCACTTTTCTCCATTGTGCTGCAGATATGAAACAAAAGAATGTTGATGCTGTAAAG GCAATAATATCTATAGCCATTGAAGATGGTAACCATCTTCAGGAAGCCTGGGAGCATATATTGACATGCCTGTCCAGAATTGAGCATTTGCAACTGTTGGGAGAAGGTGCAACGACTGATGCATCCTTTTTATCTGTGTCTAACACTGAACAATCTCTGATGAAAAAAGGAACTCTCCAGAATCCAGCTGTGATGGCAGTTGTCCTAGGGGGTTCATATGATAGCACCACTGTTGGAGTTAATAGTTCAAGACTTGTAACTCCGGAGCAGATCAACCACTTCATTGCAAACTTGAATTTATTGGACCAGATAGGAAATTTCGAGTTGAACCATGTTTTTGCACATAGCCAAAGGTTAAACAGTGAAGCAATAGTGGCATTTGTGAAAGCCCTCTGCAAAGTTTCTATGTCAGAATTGCAGTCTCCAACAGACCCTCGTGTTTTTAGCCTCATAAAACTAGTTGAAATTGC GCATTACAATATGAACCGTATCAGATTAGTTTGGTCTCGAATGTGGAATGTTCTTTCCGATTTCTTTGTTTCAGTTGGATTGTCTGAGAATTTATCTGTAGCAATTTTTGTGATGGATTCATTGCGGCAGCTTGCTATGAAGTTCTTAGAACGTGAGGAATTGGCAAACTATAATTTTCAGAATCGATTTTTGAGGCCATTTGTGATTATCATGCAGAAAAGCAACTCTGCAGAAATAAGGGAATTAATAGTTCGATGCATTTCCCAGATGGTCCTTAGCCGTGTCACTAATGTGAAATCTGGATGGAAAAGCGTTTTTATG GTGTTCACAGCTGCTGCTGCTGATGAGCGGAAGAATATTGTCTTATTGGCTTTTGAGACAATGGAAAAAATAGTGCGAGAATACTTTCCTCATATAACTGAGACGGATGCGACCGTTTTTACTGATTGCGTAAGATGCCTCATCAAGTTCACAAATAGCAGGTTTAACAATGATGCTAGCCTCAATGCTATTGCATTTCTCCGGTTTTGTGCCGTCAAACTTGCTGAGGGTGGATTTGTTTGCACTAATAAGAGCTCAGATGATGGTTCATCTGTTTCAAGTATAAATAAGGATGATTCAGATGTAAAAGGTTTCGCTTATATAGACGATCATGGATCATATTGGCTTCCTTTGCTAACAG GTTTATCAAAACTAACATCTGACTCAAGATTAGATATCCGAAAGAGTTCAGTGGAAGTGCTTTTCAACATCCTGAAGGATCACGGTCATCTTTTCTCACGAGTATTCTGGGTTGGCATTTTTAATTCTGTTGTTCTCCCCATATTTAATGGTGTATGTGGAAGGAGAGATATGCCTGTAAAAGATGAGCAAAATTCACAGACTTTAAGATGTTCTCATCATGATGGAAGTACATGGGACACTGAAACTTCCACGGTGGCAGCACAGTGTCTAGTGGATCTATATATTGGTTTTTACAGTGTATTGAGGCCCCAGCTATCAAATGTGTTATCAGTACTGACAGGATACTTGAGAAGCTCAATACAGGGTCCGGCAAGCACTGGGGTTGTGGCAATGTTCCGTTTGATAGGAGAATTAGGAAGCAGACTCTCAGAAGACGAATGGCGAGAAATCTGTCTGGCTATAAAAGAAGCAGCCATATCAATGTTCCCAGGGTTTATGAAGCTTTTGAGAACCATGGATGACATCGAGGTGCCTGAAAATTCTCCATCCCGTTCTAGTACTGAAGCAAGTACTGATCATGGATTTACCGATCATGAGCTTGAGGACGTTAATCTGCAAACTGCGGGTTACGTGGTTTCAAAAATGAAGAGTCATATTGCCATACAGCTGCTCATTATGCAG GTTATAATTGACATGTACAAAACAAATCTACAATTCTTGTCAGCTGCCAACATCAACATCATTGTCGACATAGTGTCTTCCGTTGCATCCCATGCTCAGGAACTGAACTCTGAGACTACCCTGCGGAAGAAAATACAGAAAGCGTGTTCAATCTTAGAGCTCTCGGATCCTCCTTTGGTTCACTTCGAAAATGAGGCTTATCAAAATTACCTCAATTTCCTCCAAGATTTAATCAAAAACAATCCATCCGATGTCGAGAAGATGAACCTAGAATCACAACTCGTGGCAGTGTGTGAAAAAATATTGCAGATATACCTCAACTGTACCATCAACCAGAATACGGTACAGATATCAGTTAACGAGCCAACGTCCCGTTGGGTACTGCCGTTGGGTTCAGCCAAAAGGGAAGAATTGGCAGCAAGAACATCTTTACTTGTGTCAGCATTGAAGACATTGAGTGGTTTGGAGAAGGATCGCTTTAGAAAATACATTGCAAGTTTCTTTCATCTGTTAGTCGCTCTGATACGGTGCGAGCATAGCTCCAGCGAAGTTCAACGTGTTCTAAGCGACTTATTCCAGTCATCTATAGGTCCAATAATAAAGCAATAA
- the LOC108460486 gene encoding brefeldin A-inhibited guanine nucleotide-exchange protein 1-like isoform X1 translates to MSASQTLGGPSRCGRVLGPSLDKIIKNAAWRKHSHLVSSCKSVLDKLETLPDTALPDPSSPLLGLSSSDADFVLNPILLALDSNYAKVADPALECVFKLFSAGVVRGEIDGKNSDSIMYKIVDSVCKVGGIGEESVELAVLRALLSAVRCPCVLIRGDCLLQVVRTLYNIYLGGLNGTNQICAKSVLAQIMLIIFARADEDSMDVSITTVTVSELLEFTDKNLNEGNSIYFCQNFVSEVMSASEGVPDLKLSQPVPVSLNGESKDEGEEIGSEKMKDEVELCPGGISSKIREDGFIVFKNLCKLSMKFSSQENPDDQVLLRGKTLSLELLKVIMDNGGSIWCSNERFLNAIKQFLCLSLLKNSALSVMSIFQLQCSIFMSLLTKYRSGLKAEIGIFFPMLILRVLENVLQPSFVQKMTVLNMLEKIAGDSQIIIDIFVNYDCDVDSPNIFERIVNGLLKTALGPPPGSTTTLSAVQDITFRHESVKCLVGIIKSMGAWMDQQLKIGDSDLPSGSESETSAESHLTPSAEDGVVPDYELNLELNSELSDSATLEQRRAYKIELQKGVQLFNKKPSKGIEFLIKTKKVGKSPEEVASFLKKNTAGLNETMIGDYLGEREEFALRVMHAYVDSFNFKSIDFGEAIRFFLSGFRLPGEAQKIDRIMEKFAERYCKCNPNSFTSADTAYVLAYSVIMLNTDAHNSMVKDKMTKSDFIRNNRGIDDGKDLPEEYLGALYDQIVKNEIKINADSSVPQSKQANSLNKLLGLDGILNLVSWKQTEEKPLGANGLLIRHIQEQFKAKLGKSESVYHAVSDIAILRFMVEVCWGPMLAAFSVSLDQSDDRLTTTQCILGFRYAVHVTAVMGLQTQRDAFVTSVAKFTFLHCAADMKQKNVDAVKAIISIAIEDGNHLQEAWEHILTCLSRIEHLQLLGEGATTDASFLSVSNTEQSLMKKGTLQNPAVMAVVLGGSYDSTTVGVNSSRLVTPEQINHFIANLNLLDQIGNFELNHVFAHSQRLNSEAIVAFVKALCKVSMSELQSPTDPRVFSLIKLVEIAHYNMNRIRLVWSRMWNVLSDFFVSVGLSENLSVAIFVMDSLRQLAMKFLEREELANYNFQNRFLRPFVIIMQKSNSAEIRELIVRCISQMVLSRVTNVKSGWKSVFMVFTAAAADERKNIVLLAFETMEKIVREYFPHITETDATVFTDCVRCLIKFTNSRFNNDASLNAIAFLRFCAVKLAEGGFVCTNKSSDDGSSVSSINKDDSDVKGFAYIDDHGSYWLPLLTGLSKLTSDSRLDIRKSSVEVLFNILKDHGHLFSRVFWVGIFNSVVLPIFNGVCGRRDMPVKDEQNSQTLRCSHHDGSTWDTETSTVAAQCLVDLYIGFYSVLRPQLSNVLSVLTGYLRSSIQGPASTGVVAMFRLIGELGSRLSEDEWREICLAIKEAAISMFPGFMKLLRTMDDIEVPENSPSRSSTEASTDHGFTDHELEDVNLQTAGYVVSKMKSHIAIQLLIMQVIIDMYKTNLQFLSAANINIIVDIVSSVASHAQELNSETTLRKKIQKACSILELSDPPLVHFENEAYQNYLNFLQDLIKNNPSDVEKMNLESQLVAVCEKILQIYLNCTINQNTVQISVNEPTSRWVLPLGSAKREELAARTSLLVSALKTLSGLEKDRFRKYIASFFHLLVALIRCEHSSSEVQRVLSDLFQSSIGPIIKQ, encoded by the exons ATGTCAGCTTCCCAAACACTCGGCGGCCCGTCGCGGTGCGGCCGCGTGCTTGGCCCATCTCTCGACAAGATCATCAAAAATGCCGCCTGGCGGAAACACTCTCACCTTGTTTCCTCATGCAAATCCGTTCTAGACAAGCTTGAGACTCTCCCCGACACCGCCTTACCTGATCCGTCTTCTCCTTTGCTCGGCCTTTCCTCTTCCGACGCCGACTTCGTTCTCAATCCTATCCTACTCGCTCTCGACTCCAATTATGCCAAAGTCGCCGATCCCGCCCTCGAATGTGTCTTCAAATTGTTCTCTGCCGGCGTTGTTCGCGGCGAGATCGACGGAAAAAACTCCGATTCGATCATGTACAAGATTGTCGATAGTGTATGCAAAGTCGGCGGCATTGGCGAGGAATCAGTCGAGCTCGCTGTGCTTCGAGCTTTACTTTCCGCCGTTCGATGTCCCTGTGTTTTGATCCGTGGGGATTGCTTGCTTCAGGTAGTTAGAACTTTGTACAACATATATTTAGGTGGATTAAATGGAACCAATCAGATCTGTGCTAAGTCCGTTTTAGCTCAAATTATGCTCATCATATTCGCCCGTGCTGACGAAGACTCCATGGATGTTTCTATTACAACAGTGACAGTTAGTGAGCTTTTAGAGTTTACTGATAAGAACTTAAATGAAGGGAATTCAATCTATTTTTGTCAGAATTTCGTTAGTGAGGTTATGAGTGCTAGTGAAGGGGTACCAGATTTGAAGCTTTCGCAGCCTGTTCCAGTGTCGCTAAATGGTGAGTCTAAGGACGAGGGGGAGGAAATTGGGTCGGAAAAGATGAAGGACGAGGTGGAATTGTGTCCTGGTGGGATTAGTAGTAAAATTAGGGAGGATGGGTTTATTGTTTTTAAGAATTTGTGCAAGTTATCAATGAAATTTTCATCCCAGGAGAATCCTGATGATCAGGTTCTTTTGAGAGGGAAGACATTATCTTTGGAACTTCTCAAGGTTATTATGGATAATGGGGGTTCAATTTGGTGCTCAAATGAGAG GTTTCTTAATGCAATTAAGCAATTTCTCTGCTTATCATTGTTAAAAAACAGTGCATTGTCAGTGATGTCCATTTTTCAGCTCCAATGTTCTATTTTTATGAGCTTGTTGACAAAATATAGATCAGGGCTGAAAGCTGAAATTGGAATATTCTTTCCCATGCTAATCCTACGAGTTCTAGAGAATGTTCTCCAGCCAAGTTTTGTACAGAAAATGACCGTCCTTAATATGTTGGAAAAGATTGCTGGAGATTCACAGATTATCATTGATATATTTGTGAACTACGACTGTGATGTGGATTCACCTAATATATTTGAAAG GATTGTCAATGGCCTTCTGAAAACTGCTCTAGGGCCACCACCGGGTTCAACCACAACTTTGTCTGCAGTCCAGGATATTACTTTCCGGCATGAATCAGTGAAGTGCTTAGTTGGCATCATCAAGTCAATGGGAGCTTGGATGGACCAACAGCTGAAGATAGGTGATTCTGATTTGCCTAGTGGCTCTGAGAGTGAAACTTCAGCTGAGAGCCATTTAACCCCAAGTGCAGAAGATGGAGTTGTCCCTGATTATGAATTAAATCTGGAATTAAATTCCGAATTGTCAGATTCTGCTACTCTTGAGCAACGCCGGGCTTACAAGATTGAACTCCAG AAAGGAGTCCAATTGTTTAACAAGAAGCCATCCAAAGGCATCGAGTTTCTTATAAAAACCAAAAAAGTTGGCAAGTCTCCTGAGGAAGTGGCTTCTTTTCTTAAGAAAAACACTGCTGGGCTGAATGAAACCATGATTGGTGATTATTTGGGTGAAAGGGAGGAATTTGCTTTGAGAGTCATGCATGCCTACGTAGATTCCTTTAATTTCAAATCTATAGATTTTGGTGAAGCAATAAGGTTCTTCCTAAGTGGCTTCAGGTTGCCAGGAGAGGCACAGAAAATTGACCGCATCATGGAAAAGTTTGCTGAGCGCTATTGTAAATGCAATCCAAACTCATTTACTAGTGCAGATACTGCTTATGTACTGGCATACTCTGTCATAATGCTCAACACTGATGCCCATAATAGCATGGTCAAAGATAAG ATGACTAAGTCTGATTTCATCCGAAACAACCGAGGAATAGATGATGGCAAGGATTTACCTGAGGAGTATCTTGGTGCTCTTTATGATCAGATTGTGAAAAATGAAATTAAGATAAATGCTGATTCTTCTGTTCCTCAAAGCAAGCAGGCGAACAGCTTAAATAAGTTATTGGGTTTAGATGGAATACTCAATCTCGTCAGTTGGAAGCAAACTGAAGAAAAGCCATTGGGTGCGAATGGACTTCTTATTAGACATATCCAAGAGCAGTTTAAGGCAAAGTTGGGAAAATCAGA GTCTGTTTATCATGCTGTTTCAGATATAGCAATCTTGAGGTTTATGGTGGAGGTCTGCTGGGGACCCATGCTGGCTGCATTTAGTGTCTCACTTGACCAGAGTGATGATAGACTCACTACCACTCAGTGCATACTGGGCTTTCGATATGCTGTGCATGTAACTGCAGTAATGGGCTTGCAGACGCAGAGAGATGCTTTTGTCACATCTGTGGCGAAATTCACTTTTCTCCATTGTGCTGCAGATATGAAACAAAAGAATGTTGATGCTGTAAAG GCAATAATATCTATAGCCATTGAAGATGGTAACCATCTTCAGGAAGCCTGGGAGCATATATTGACATGCCTGTCCAGAATTGAGCATTTGCAACTGTTGGGAGAAGGTGCAACGACTGATGCATCCTTTTTATCTGTGTCTAACACTGAACAATCTCTGATGAAAAAAGGAACTCTCCAGAATCCAGCTGTGATGGCAGTTGTCCTAGGGGGTTCATATGATAGCACCACTGTTGGAGTTAATAGTTCAAGACTTGTAACTCCGGAGCAGATCAACCACTTCATTGCAAACTTGAATTTATTGGACCAGATAGGAAATTTCGAGTTGAACCATGTTTTTGCACATAGCCAAAGGTTAAACAGTGAAGCAATAGTGGCATTTGTGAAAGCCCTCTGCAAAGTTTCTATGTCAGAATTGCAGTCTCCAACAGACCCTCGTGTTTTTAGCCTCATAAAACTAGTTGAAATTGC GCATTACAATATGAACCGTATCAGATTAGTTTGGTCTCGAATGTGGAATGTTCTTTCCGATTTCTTTGTTTCAGTTGGATTGTCTGAGAATTTATCTGTAGCAATTTTTGTGATGGATTCATTGCGGCAGCTTGCTATGAAGTTCTTAGAACGTGAGGAATTGGCAAACTATAATTTTCAGAATCGATTTTTGAGGCCATTTGTGATTATCATGCAGAAAAGCAACTCTGCAGAAATAAGGGAATTAATAGTTCGATGCATTTCCCAGATGGTCCTTAGCCGTGTCACTAATGTGAAATCTGGATGGAAAAGCGTTTTTATG GTGTTCACAGCTGCTGCTGCTGATGAGCGGAAGAATATTGTCTTATTGGCTTTTGAGACAATGGAAAAAATAGTGCGAGAATACTTTCCTCATATAACTGAGACGGATGCGACCGTTTTTACTGATTGCGTAAGATGCCTCATCAAGTTCACAAATAGCAGGTTTAACAATGATGCTAGCCTCAATGCTATTGCATTTCTCCGGTTTTGTGCCGTCAAACTTGCTGAGGGTGGATTTGTTTGCACTAATAAGAGCTCAGATGATGGTTCATCTGTTTCAAGTATAAATAAGGATGATTCAGATGTAAAAGGTTTCGCTTATATAGACGATCATGGATCATATTGGCTTCCTTTGCTAACAG GTTTATCAAAACTAACATCTGACTCAAGATTAGATATCCGAAAGAGTTCAGTGGAAGTGCTTTTCAACATCCTGAAGGATCACGGTCATCTTTTCTCACGAGTATTCTGGGTTGGCATTTTTAATTCTGTTGTTCTCCCCATATTTAATGGTGTATGTGGAAGGAGAGATATGCCTGTAAAAGATGAGCAAAATTCACAGACTTTAAGATGTTCTCATCATGATGGAAGTACATGGGACACTGAAACTTCCACGGTGGCAGCACAGTGTCTAGTGGATCTATATATTGGTTTTTACAGTGTATTGAGGCCCCAGCTATCAAATGTGTTATCAGTACTGACAGGATACTTGAGAAGCTCAATACAGGGTCCGGCAAGCACTGGGGTTGTGGCAATGTTCCGTTTGATAGGAGAATTAGGAAGCAGACTCTCAGAAGACGAATGGCGAGAAATCTGTCTGGCTATAAAAGAAGCAGCCATATCAATGTTCCCAGGGTTTATGAAGCTTTTGAGAACCATGGATGACATCGAGGTGCCTGAAAATTCTCCATCCCGTTCTAGTACTGAAGCAAGTACTGATCATGGATTTACCGATCATGAGCTTGAGGACGTTAATCTGCAAACTGCGGGTTACGTGGTTTCAAAAATGAAGAGTCATATTGCCATACAGCTGCTCATTATGCAG GTTATAATTGACATGTACAAAACAAATCTACAATTCTTGTCAGCTGCCAACATCAACATCATTGTCGACATAGTGTCTTCCGTTGCATCCCATGCTCAGGAACTGAACTCTGAGACTACCCTGCGGAAGAAAATACAGAAAGCGTGTTCAATCTTAGAGCTCTCGGATCCTCCTTTGGTTCACTTCGAAAATGAGGCTTATCAAAATTACCTCAATTTCCTCCAAGATTTAATCAAAAACAATCCATCCGATGTCGAGAAGATGAACCTAGAATCACAACTCGTGGCAGTGTGTGAAAAAATATTGCAGATATACCTCAACTGTACCATCAACCAGAATACGGTACAGATATCAGTTAACGAGCCAACGTCCCGTTGGGTACTGCCGTTGGGTTCAGCCAAAAGGGAAGAATTGGCAGCAAGAACATCTTTACTTGTGTCAGCATTGAAGACATTGAGTGGTTTGGAGAAGGATCGCTTTAGAAAATACATTGCAAGTTTCTTTCATCTGTTAGTCGCTCTGATACGGTGCGAGCATAGCTCCAGCGAAGTTCAACGTGTTCTAAGCGACTTATTCCAGTCATCTATAGGTCCAATAATAAAGCAATAA